A single window of Salvia splendens isolate huo1 chromosome 8, SspV2, whole genome shotgun sequence DNA harbors:
- the LOC121744815 gene encoding WRKY transcription factor 6-like, which produces MDRGWGLTLDNSDQVGFFANKPVFGVDLSPRRSTGLTMFPGRGEESPEHREVDFFAEKKVKKENSQAEASAARDFDVNTGLQLVTANTGSDQSTVDDGVSYAGEDKRAMNNEVAQLQVELERMNGENQRLRGMLAQVRSNYASMQMHLLTLMQQQQQQQHSRGDITQEEEVIERKENGGARQFLELGPEQSNSLSEERTVSGSPQNNLEVIRNKKTGREESPESESWAPGSKAPRLNPTNTNTNQPSVEATMRKARVSVRARSEAPMISDGCQWRKYGQKMAKGNPCPRAYYRCTMAVGCPVRKQVQRCAEDRTILITTYEGTHNHPLPPAAMAMASTTSAAASMLLSGSMPSADGGLMNPNFLARTILPCSSNMATISASAPFPTVTLDLTQSPSNALQYQRPPPHFQVPFPVSTQSPPQGFGQVIYNQSKFSGLQMSKDVNDAPQLPPPQSQPSFSDTLSAATAAITADPNFTAALAAAISSIIGNHTPNQP; this is translated from the exons ATGGATAGAGGATGGGGTCTTACCCTCGATAATTCCGATCAAGTTGGGTTTTTCGCTAACAAGCCGGTTTTCGGAGTTGACTTGAGTCCTCGCCGGAGCACCGGATTGACTATGTTCCCGGGTCGTGGAGAAGAGTCGCCGGAGCACCGGGAGGTGGACTTCTTCGCTGAGAAGAAGGTCAAGAAGGAAAATTCACAGGCTGAAGCTTCTGCCGCCAGAGATTTCGATGTTAAT ACTGGTTTGCAACTTGTGACTGCTAATACCGGAAGCGATCAATCGACGGTGGACGATGGGGTGTCTTATGCCGGCGAAGATAAGAGAGCCATGAATAATGAG GTTGCGCAGCTTCAAGTTGAATTGGAGAGAATGAATGGTGAGAATCAGAGGTTAAGAGGCATGCTTGCTCAGGTGAGGAGTAACTACGCATCGATGCAGATGCATCTCCTCACGCtgatgcagcagcagcagcagcagcaacactCTAGAGGCGATATCACCCAAGAAGAAGAGGTGATAGAGAGAAAGGAGAATGGAGGAGCAAGGCAGTTCCTGGAATTGGGCCCCGAACAGTCAAACTCGTTATCGGAGGAAAGAACAGTGTCAGGATCACCTCAAAACAATCTGGAAGTGATCAGAAATAAGAAAACCGGCCGGGAGGAGAGCCCCGAGTCCGAAAGCTGGGCCCCCGGCTCAAAGGCTCCCCGATTGAACCccaccaacaccaacaccaatCAACCATCAGTCGAGGCTACGATGCGGAAAGCCCGTGTCTCCGTCCGTGCTCGATCAGAAGCTCCCATG ATTTCCGATGGATGCCAATGGAGGAAATATGGTCAGAAAATGGCGAAAGGGAACCCGTGCCCAAGAGCGTACTATCGGTGTACAATGGCGGTGGGCTGTCCGGTGCGCAAACAGGTGCAGAGATGCGCCGAGGACCGAACCATCTTAATCACCACCTACGAAGGAACTCACAACCACCCGCTGCCGCCGGCAGCCATGGCGATGGCGTCCACCACTTCCGCCGCCGCCAGCATGCTCCTCTCCGGCTCCATGCCCAGCGCCGACGGCGGATTGATGAATCCCAACTTCCTCGCAAGAACAATCCTCCCTTGCTCCTCAAACATGGCCACCATCTCCGCCTCAGCCCCTTTCCCAACCGTCACGCTTGATCTCACCCAATCGCCTAGCAACGCTCTGCAATACCAAAGACCGCCGCCGCACTTCCAAGTCCCGTTTCCTGTCTCCACCCAGTCGCCGCCTCAAGGTTTCGGACAAGTAATTTACAATCAGTCCAAGTTTTCGGGTCTCCAAATGTCCAAGGACGTTAATGATGCTCCACAATTGCCGCCGCCACAGTCTCAGCCATCCTTCTCCGACACGCTCAGCGCAGCGACGGCGGCGATCACGGCCGATCCCAATTTCACAGCCGCCCTGGCGGCGGCCATCTCCTCCATCATCGGGAACCATACTCCCAACCAACCTTAA